Proteins from a genomic interval of Ramlibacter algicola:
- a CDS encoding uracil-DNA glycosylase: MPPRGRTQGLLPGPWRPARGRHRDEPEAVSLDLDDRRVAMLREMGLRLLPPIAPIAPIAPAIALAEVRPPAPEPAPVVARAPLAPIADVRPALDLDWDALQGAVAGCRACGLCETRHTTVFGVGPQRADWMVIGEAPGENEDLQGEPFVGQAGKLLDNMLRAIGLDRRSNVYIANVLKCRPPGNRNPEPQEVAQCEPFLRRQVELVQPRIILAMGRFAVQSLLQSQEPVGKLRGRVHSYQGVPLVVTYHPAYLLRNLADKAKAWSDLCLALEVAERGVQAPASGL, from the coding sequence ATTCCGCCGCGTGGGCGAACGCAAGGGCTACTACCCGGGCCATGGCGGCCTGCGCGAGGACGCCATCGTGATGAGCCTGAAGCTGTGAGCCTGGACCTCGACGACCGCCGCGTGGCGATGCTGCGCGAAATGGGGCTGCGCTTGCTGCCGCCGATCGCGCCCATTGCGCCCATTGCGCCCGCAATCGCACTCGCTGAAGTGCGCCCGCCTGCGCCGGAGCCGGCGCCGGTCGTTGCACGTGCCCCGCTCGCGCCGATCGCCGACGTTCGGCCTGCGCTCGACCTCGACTGGGACGCGCTGCAGGGCGCCGTCGCCGGTTGTCGCGCATGCGGCCTCTGCGAGACGCGGCACACCACCGTCTTCGGCGTCGGCCCGCAGCGCGCCGACTGGATGGTGATCGGCGAGGCACCCGGAGAGAACGAAGACCTGCAGGGCGAGCCCTTCGTCGGCCAGGCCGGCAAGCTGCTGGACAACATGCTGCGCGCGATCGGGCTGGACCGCCGCAGCAACGTGTACATCGCGAACGTGCTCAAGTGCCGCCCACCGGGCAACCGCAATCCGGAGCCGCAGGAGGTCGCCCAATGCGAGCCCTTCCTGCGCCGCCAGGTGGAACTGGTGCAGCCGCGCATCATCCTGGCGATGGGCCGCTTCGCCGTGCAGAGCCTGCTGCAGTCGCAGGAGCCGGTGGGCAAGCTGCGCGGCCGGGTGCACAGCTACCAGGGCGTGCCCCTTGTCGTCACGTACCACCCGGCGTACCTGCTGCGCAACCTGGCGGACAAGGCCAAGGCCTGGTCCGACCTGTGCCTGGCGCTCGAGGTGGCCGAGCGCGGCGTTCAGGCGCCGGCGAGCGGCTTGTAG
- the rimI gene encoding ribosomal protein S18-alanine N-acetyltransferase, producing the protein MSAVLRVDEAGFEPMAEGRIEEVLRIERSAYEHPWTAGNFADSLRSGYQAQLLCAGGEVLGYFVAMKGVDEVHLLNITVAPAHQRQGWGRLMLEALATWSRGQGAEWLWLEVRIANVGAQRMYEQAGFRRVGERKGYYPGHGGLREDAIVMSLKL; encoded by the coding sequence ATGAGTGCAGTCCTGCGCGTCGACGAAGCCGGCTTCGAGCCCATGGCCGAAGGCCGCATCGAGGAAGTGCTGCGCATCGAGCGCAGCGCCTACGAGCACCCGTGGACCGCCGGCAACTTCGCCGATTCGCTGCGTTCCGGCTACCAGGCGCAACTGCTGTGCGCGGGGGGCGAGGTGCTGGGCTACTTCGTCGCCATGAAGGGCGTCGACGAAGTGCACCTGCTCAACATCACGGTCGCGCCCGCGCACCAGCGCCAGGGCTGGGGCCGCCTGATGCTGGAGGCGCTGGCGACCTGGTCGCGCGGCCAGGGCGCCGAGTGGCTGTGGCTGGAAGTGCGCATCGCCAACGTGGGCGCGCAGCGCATGTACGAACAGGCGGGATTCCGCCGCGTGGGCGAACGCAAGGGCTACTACCCGGGCCATGGCGGCCTGCGCGAGGACGCCATCGTGATGAGCCTGAAGCTGTGA
- the tsaB gene encoding tRNA (adenosine(37)-N6)-threonylcarbamoyltransferase complex dimerization subunit type 1 TsaB, whose amino-acid sequence MKLLAFDTSTDALSIAVAAPGLLAPLDHRGAGGAQASTTLLPAVLDLLGRAGLVLAELDAIAFGCGPGSFTGLRTACSAAQGLALGAGVPVLPVETLMLVAEQAREQRGAADVLALLDARMNEVYAARYRHDGQRWHREGGIVLAAPEAITAPAGVLQAGNAFAAYGDRLPAGDRIDVIPSALALVRLAPALLAAGEAVAADDALPLYVRDKVAQTTAEREAARAAAAQATMRP is encoded by the coding sequence TTGAAGCTCCTCGCCTTCGACACCAGCACCGATGCCCTGAGCATCGCGGTGGCTGCTCCCGGCCTGCTCGCCCCGCTGGACCACCGCGGAGCCGGCGGCGCGCAAGCCTCCACGACCCTGCTGCCCGCGGTGCTGGACCTGCTCGGCCGCGCGGGGCTGGTGCTCGCGGAACTGGATGCGATCGCCTTCGGCTGCGGCCCGGGATCGTTCACCGGGCTGCGCACCGCGTGCTCCGCGGCGCAGGGGCTCGCGTTGGGCGCCGGTGTGCCGGTGCTTCCCGTCGAGACGCTGATGCTGGTGGCCGAGCAGGCGCGGGAGCAACGCGGCGCGGCCGACGTCCTCGCGCTGCTGGATGCGCGGATGAACGAGGTCTATGCGGCGCGCTACCGCCACGACGGGCAGCGCTGGCATCGCGAGGGCGGCATCGTGCTGGCCGCGCCCGAGGCGATCACGGCGCCGGCTGGCGTGCTGCAGGCCGGCAACGCCTTCGCGGCCTACGGCGATCGCCTTCCCGCGGGCGATCGCATCGACGTCATCCCGTCCGCCCTCGCCCTGGTGCGCCTGGCGCCGGCGCTGCTTGCGGCCGGCGAGGCGGTGGCCGCGGACGACGCGCTGCCGCTGTACGTGCGCGACAAGGTCGCGCAGACCACGGCCGAGCGCGAGGCGGCGCGCGCCGCGGCGGCCCAAGCCACAATGCGTCCATGA
- the dacB gene encoding D-alanyl-D-alanine carboxypeptidase/D-alanyl-D-alanine-endopeptidase, whose product MRVLLTLFVTWLATAVAAQPLPPEIDAALAAARLPRDAVTIVVTDVDPAKPPRLSHRPTAVVNPASIAKLATTLAGLDALGPAYTWSTAVLADGPVQAGTLQGNLYLKGQGDPKLVQERLWLLLRRVRALGIEHVAGDIVLDHSAFDVPAADPGAFDNEPLRPYNAAPDGLLLNYKSVLLGFVPQADGTARVIAEPPLAGVQWPTFVTLSAGDCGDWRAALRPDFSDPQHPRFAGAYAAACGERTWPLAFPDPRTYATRVIAGAWADAGGRIGGTVRDGAVPEGAVVLATSASPPLGEVVRDINKFSNNVMAQQLFLTLGLQLRGSGTREAAREVLRTWWRERIGGEPPAIDNGSGLSRDERVTAQQLVRLLQYGWSSAVMPEFIASLPIAGADGTMRRSQALASAHLKTGSLRDVWGVAGYVRGPDGRRQVLVAIANHPNAAGMRPVVDALLTWAAKAP is encoded by the coding sequence ATGCGTGTCCTGCTGACGTTGTTCGTGACCTGGCTGGCCACGGCCGTCGCGGCGCAGCCCCTCCCGCCCGAGATCGACGCGGCCCTGGCCGCGGCGCGGCTGCCGCGCGACGCCGTGACGATCGTGGTCACCGACGTCGATCCCGCCAAGCCGCCGCGCCTCAGCCACCGGCCGACCGCCGTCGTCAATCCGGCGTCCATCGCCAAGCTGGCGACCACGCTCGCGGGGCTGGACGCGCTCGGCCCCGCGTACACCTGGTCGACGGCGGTGCTCGCCGATGGTCCCGTGCAGGCCGGCACGCTGCAGGGGAACCTGTACCTCAAGGGGCAGGGCGATCCCAAGCTCGTGCAGGAACGGCTGTGGCTGCTGCTGCGGCGCGTGCGCGCGCTGGGCATCGAGCACGTCGCCGGCGACATCGTGCTGGACCACTCGGCGTTCGACGTGCCGGCGGCCGACCCGGGCGCGTTCGACAACGAGCCGCTGCGGCCGTACAACGCCGCGCCCGACGGCCTGCTGCTGAACTACAAATCGGTGCTGCTGGGGTTCGTCCCGCAGGCCGATGGCACCGCGCGGGTGATCGCCGAGCCGCCGCTGGCGGGCGTGCAGTGGCCGACGTTCGTCACGCTCTCCGCCGGGGACTGCGGCGATTGGCGCGCCGCCCTGCGCCCCGACTTCAGCGACCCGCAGCATCCGCGCTTCGCCGGCGCCTATGCCGCCGCCTGCGGCGAGCGCACCTGGCCGCTCGCCTTTCCCGACCCGCGCACGTACGCGACGCGCGTCATCGCGGGCGCCTGGGCCGACGCAGGTGGCCGCATCGGCGGCACCGTGCGTGACGGCGCCGTCCCGGAGGGCGCCGTCGTCCTGGCCACCTCGGCGTCGCCGCCGCTGGGCGAGGTGGTGCGGGACATCAACAAGTTCAGCAACAACGTGATGGCGCAGCAGCTGTTCCTCACGCTGGGCCTGCAGTTGCGCGGCAGCGGCACGCGCGAGGCCGCGCGCGAGGTGCTGCGCACCTGGTGGCGCGAGCGCATCGGCGGCGAGCCACCGGCCATCGACAACGGCTCGGGCCTGTCGCGCGACGAGCGCGTCACCGCGCAGCAGCTGGTCCGGCTGCTGCAGTACGGCTGGTCGAGCGCGGTGATGCCGGAATTCATCGCCTCGCTGCCCATTGCCGGCGCGGACGGCACGATGCGCCGCTCGCAGGCGCTTGCCTCCGCGCACCTGAAGACCGGCAGCCTGCGCGACGTCTGGGGCGTGGCCGGCTACGTGCGCGGGCCCGACGGCCGCCGCCAGGTGCTGGTGGCGATCGCCAACCACCCGAACGCGGCCGGCATGCGCCCGGTGGTCGATGCGCTGCTCACCTGGGCGGCGAAGGCGCCATGA
- a CDS encoding SemiSWEET transporter, with translation MTIAVDWVGYLAAFLTTCSFVPQAWLTFRSRDVRGVSLGMYSVFAIGVALWLAYGLLLRAWPIVLANGITLALALSILAMKLRYGGR, from the coding sequence ATGACGATCGCGGTCGACTGGGTCGGCTACCTGGCCGCGTTCCTCACCACCTGCAGCTTCGTGCCGCAGGCCTGGCTCACGTTCCGCTCGCGCGACGTGCGCGGCGTCTCGCTGGGCATGTATTCCGTGTTCGCCATCGGCGTGGCGCTGTGGCTGGCGTACGGCCTGCTGCTGCGCGCCTGGCCGATCGTGCTGGCCAACGGCATCACGCTGGCGCTCGCGCTGTCGATCCTGGCGATGAAGCTGCGGTACGGCGGGCGCTGA
- a CDS encoding SGNH/GDSL hydrolase family protein: MRFQRLRRVLLAATCLASLLSACGGGSETVSKFIPGRLVTFGDAFSDIGQRGGRQYTANVSPVNWTQNVALAYGLPLAASSAGGTSYAIGSARVVATPDAQGNASTPTIAMQVDAFLAAGGPQAPDAILVQGGIADLIAEAQLELNGQQDSATTTANVAAAGAALGQQVRRLVNAGAKHVMVLGAYNLGRTPWATARGANARLEALTTRFNDSLLVSIVDLGSHVLYSDIALLFNLVTANPLLYGYENVVTPLCTSVDPGPGIGIGPNQVNSALCTASTLNPALVPGSTLYADPVYFTPPAHATLGEMVANQLRNRF; encoded by the coding sequence ATGCGTTTCCAACGGTTGCGCCGCGTCCTGCTGGCGGCCACCTGCCTGGCTTCCCTGCTGTCCGCCTGCGGCGGCGGCAGCGAGACCGTGTCCAAGTTCATCCCCGGCCGCCTGGTCACCTTCGGTGACGCCTTCAGCGACATCGGGCAGCGCGGCGGCAGGCAGTACACGGCGAACGTCAGCCCGGTCAACTGGACCCAGAACGTGGCCCTGGCGTACGGCCTGCCCCTGGCGGCCAGCAGCGCGGGCGGCACCTCGTACGCGATCGGCAGCGCCCGGGTCGTCGCGACGCCCGACGCCCAGGGCAACGCGTCCACGCCGACCATCGCGATGCAGGTCGACGCCTTCCTGGCCGCCGGCGGCCCGCAGGCGCCCGACGCGATCCTGGTCCAGGGTGGCATCGCCGACCTGATCGCCGAGGCACAGCTCGAGTTGAACGGCCAGCAGGACAGCGCGACCACGACCGCCAACGTGGCGGCCGCCGGTGCGGCCCTCGGGCAACAGGTGCGACGCCTGGTCAACGCCGGCGCCAAGCACGTCATGGTGCTGGGCGCCTACAACCTCGGCCGCACGCCGTGGGCCACCGCGCGCGGTGCCAACGCGCGCCTGGAGGCCCTGACCACCCGCTTCAACGATTCGCTGCTGGTGTCCATCGTGGATCTCGGCTCGCACGTGCTGTACAGCGACATCGCGCTCCTGTTCAACCTGGTGACGGCCAATCCGCTCCTCTACGGCTACGAAAACGTCGTGACGCCGCTGTGCACCTCGGTCGACCCCGGCCCGGGCATCGGCATCGGGCCCAACCAGGTGAATTCGGCGTTGTGCACGGCCTCGACGCTGAACCCGGCCCTGGTGCCGGGCTCGACGCTGTATGCAGACCCCGTCTACTTCACGCCGCCCGCGCACGCCACGCTGGGCGAAATGGTCGCGAACCAGCTGCGCAACCGGTTCTGA
- a CDS encoding L-threonylcarbamoyladenylate synthase encodes MLRDARDPAAIEAAVQALQAGELVAFPTETVYGLGADAGNGDAVAGIFRAKGRPADHPLIVHVADAAAAGVFASSIPDFARRLIDAFWPGPLTLILPRRGGIADVAAGGQDTIGVRCPAHPAAQALLRACATAQPPVHGIAGPSANKFGRVSPTTAAHVQSEFGPGLLVLDGGPCQVGIESAIVDCTRGRPVLLRPGMLDVARIEAAAGQALARPEDVDRAAPRASGTLEAHYAPRARLRLMEAGALQTALDVLGAEARNIAVWSRAILRTPAAGVVRRRMPDDAAEAARLLFAVLREFDDQGVQLIWIETPPADAAWDGVRDRLQRAAAAG; translated from the coding sequence GTGCTGCGCGATGCCCGTGATCCCGCCGCGATCGAAGCCGCCGTGCAGGCGCTGCAGGCCGGCGAGCTGGTCGCGTTCCCGACCGAAACGGTGTACGGCCTGGGCGCCGACGCGGGCAACGGCGATGCGGTGGCCGGCATCTTCCGCGCCAAGGGCCGGCCGGCGGACCATCCGCTGATCGTGCACGTGGCCGATGCGGCCGCGGCCGGCGTGTTCGCCAGCAGCATTCCCGATTTCGCGCGGCGGCTGATCGACGCTTTCTGGCCCGGCCCGCTGACGCTGATCCTGCCGCGCCGCGGCGGCATCGCGGACGTCGCGGCCGGCGGGCAGGACACCATCGGCGTGCGTTGCCCTGCGCATCCCGCGGCGCAGGCCCTGCTGCGCGCGTGCGCCACGGCGCAACCGCCCGTGCACGGCATCGCCGGGCCGAGCGCGAACAAGTTCGGCCGCGTCAGCCCGACCACCGCGGCCCACGTGCAGTCCGAATTCGGCCCCGGGCTGCTGGTGCTCGATGGCGGGCCGTGCCAGGTCGGCATCGAATCGGCCATCGTCGACTGCACGCGCGGCCGCCCGGTCCTGCTGCGTCCCGGCATGCTGGACGTTGCCCGCATCGAAGCCGCGGCCGGCCAGGCGCTCGCGCGGCCCGAGGACGTCGACCGCGCCGCGCCGCGTGCGTCGGGCACGCTGGAGGCGCACTACGCGCCGCGCGCGCGGCTGCGGCTGATGGAAGCCGGCGCGCTGCAGACCGCGCTCGACGTGCTCGGGGCCGAAGCCCGAAACATCGCGGTGTGGTCGCGCGCCATCCTTCGCACGCCGGCCGCGGGCGTCGTGCGCCGCCGCATGCCGGACGACGCCGCCGAAGCGGCGCGCCTGCTCTTCGCCGTGCTGCGCGAGTTCGACGACCAGGGCGTGCAGTTGATCTGGATCGAGACGCCGCCGGCCGACGCGGCCTGGGACGGCGTGCGCGACCGCCTGCAACGCGCTGCGGCAGCGGGCTGA
- a CDS encoding 5-(carboxyamino)imidazole ribonucleotide synthase has product MSGPLLPGATLGVMGGGQLGRMFVHAAQALGYSTAVLDADADSPAGRVSHHHVRTGYLDETGLRDLAQAAQAITTEFENVPAQALRTLAAQRPVHPSADAVAVAQDRTQEKAHFTRCGVPVAPHAVIETPEQLAAVRADLLPGILKTARLGYDGKGQARVDSPQALAAAWDRMQRVPCVLEKLLPLAFECSVVVARGVDGAMVNLPVQRNLHRDGILAVTEVGAGVVPDDVAQRAVEATRAVAQGIGYVGVLCVEFFVLHDGALVVNEMAPRPHNSGHWSIDGADVSQFELQVRTLAGLPLVQPRQHSAAVMLNLLGDLWFTHGSEREPAWADVLALPGAHLHLYGKAEARPGRKMGHLTCTAAHLADARATARRACEVLGLEGF; this is encoded by the coding sequence ATGAGCGGCCCCCTGCTTCCCGGCGCGACGCTGGGCGTGATGGGCGGTGGCCAGCTCGGCCGCATGTTCGTGCATGCCGCACAGGCGCTCGGCTATTCGACGGCTGTTCTAGACGCGGATGCGGACAGCCCGGCCGGCCGCGTCAGCCACCACCACGTGCGCACCGGCTACCTCGACGAGACCGGCTTGCGCGACCTCGCGCAAGCGGCGCAAGCGATCACCACCGAGTTCGAGAACGTGCCCGCGCAGGCGTTGCGCACGCTCGCCGCGCAACGCCCCGTGCATCCGTCCGCCGACGCGGTGGCGGTGGCGCAGGACCGCACGCAGGAGAAAGCGCACTTCACGCGCTGCGGCGTGCCCGTCGCGCCGCATGCGGTCATCGAAACGCCCGAGCAACTCGCCGCGGTCCGCGCCGACCTGCTGCCCGGCATCCTGAAGACCGCGCGGCTCGGCTACGACGGCAAGGGCCAGGCCCGCGTCGACTCGCCGCAGGCGCTCGCCGCCGCCTGGGATCGCATGCAGCGCGTGCCCTGCGTGCTCGAGAAGTTGCTGCCGCTGGCGTTCGAATGCTCGGTGGTTGTCGCGCGCGGCGTCGACGGAGCAATGGTCAACCTGCCGGTGCAGCGCAACCTGCACCGCGACGGCATCCTGGCCGTCACCGAAGTCGGCGCCGGCGTGGTCCCCGACGACGTCGCCCAACGCGCGGTCGAAGCGACGCGTGCGGTGGCGCAGGGCATCGGCTACGTCGGCGTGCTCTGCGTCGAATTCTTCGTGCTGCACGACGGCGCGCTGGTGGTCAACGAGATGGCCCCGCGCCCGCACAACAGCGGGCACTGGAGCATCGACGGCGCCGACGTGTCGCAATTCGAGCTGCAGGTGCGCACGCTCGCGGGGCTGCCGCTGGTGCAGCCGCGCCAGCACAGCGCCGCTGTGATGCTGAACCTGCTGGGCGACCTGTGGTTCACGCATGGCAGCGAACGCGAGCCCGCCTGGGCCGACGTGCTCGCGCTGCCGGGCGCCCACCTGCACCTGTACGGCAAGGCCGAAGCGCGCCCCGGCCGCAAGATGGGCCACCTCACCTGCACCGCCGCGCACCTGGCCGATGCGCGCGCGACCGCCCGTCGCGCGTGCGAGGTGCTGGGCCTCGAAGGGTTCTGA
- the purE gene encoding 5-(carboxyamino)imidazole ribonucleotide mutase, with protein MPPVQVGVVMGSSSDWTTMQHAVQILQEFGIPHEARVVSAHRMPDEMFAYAQEAAGRGLQAIIAGAGGAAHLPGMLAAKTTVPVLGVPVPSRHLMGVDSLHSIVQMPKGIPVATFAIGEAGAANAALFAVAMLAGASPELRARLDAFRARQTDAARTMTVPPSA; from the coding sequence ATGCCCCCGGTCCAGGTCGGCGTGGTGATGGGATCCAGCAGCGACTGGACCACCATGCAGCACGCAGTGCAGATTCTCCAGGAATTCGGCATCCCGCATGAGGCGCGGGTCGTGTCGGCGCACCGCATGCCGGACGAGATGTTCGCCTACGCGCAGGAGGCCGCGGGCCGCGGCCTGCAGGCCATCATTGCCGGCGCGGGCGGGGCTGCACACCTGCCGGGCATGCTTGCCGCCAAGACCACCGTCCCGGTGCTGGGCGTGCCGGTGCCCAGCCGCCACCTGATGGGTGTCGACTCCCTGCACAGCATCGTGCAGATGCCCAAGGGCATCCCGGTCGCGACGTTCGCCATCGGCGAAGCAGGCGCCGCGAATGCCGCGTTGTTCGCGGTCGCGATGCTGGCCGGCGCCAGCCCCGAGTTGCGCGCCAGGCTCGACGCCTTCCGCGCCCGCCAGACTGACGCGGCGCGCACGATGACCGTGCCGCCCAGCGCATGA
- the trxA gene encoding thioredoxin: MIDVTLENFEAEVIAASMTQPVLVDFWATWCGPCKVIGPILEKLEADYAGRFKLVKIDSDQEQQLAAAFGIRSIPTVILLVNGQPVDGFMGALPEGQIRQFLDKHLPEAALEEEELPVEEEPQDAGAQLEKLQHAVATDPSDDDARFEYVKALLLAGRADDAKTAFAPVASKAGVSRKLDALQRVIEANDFAASQGPAAQVIAGFDSKIGANKRDFEARFGRARVLAAQRRWTDAMDELLEILMRDKSWNEDAARKAYIAILEVIEPAKPKVADGQIPPDDPTVATYRRRLSSVVLS; this comes from the coding sequence ATGATCGACGTCACGCTGGAGAACTTCGAAGCCGAAGTCATCGCCGCTTCCATGACCCAGCCCGTGCTGGTGGATTTCTGGGCCACGTGGTGCGGCCCCTGCAAGGTGATCGGCCCGATCCTGGAGAAGCTCGAGGCCGACTACGCCGGGCGCTTCAAGCTGGTGAAGATCGATTCGGACCAGGAGCAGCAGCTGGCCGCCGCGTTCGGCATCCGCAGCATCCCCACGGTCATCCTGCTGGTGAACGGCCAGCCGGTGGACGGCTTCATGGGCGCGCTGCCGGAAGGCCAGATCCGCCAGTTCCTCGACAAGCACCTGCCAGAAGCAGCTCTCGAAGAAGAGGAACTGCCGGTCGAGGAGGAGCCGCAGGACGCGGGCGCGCAGCTGGAAAAACTGCAGCACGCGGTGGCCACGGACCCCTCGGACGACGACGCGCGCTTCGAGTACGTCAAGGCGCTGCTGCTGGCGGGCCGGGCCGACGATGCGAAGACGGCGTTCGCGCCGGTGGCGTCCAAGGCCGGCGTTTCGCGCAAGCTGGACGCGTTGCAGCGCGTGATCGAGGCCAACGACTTCGCGGCGTCGCAAGGCCCCGCGGCGCAGGTGATCGCCGGCTTCGATTCGAAGATCGGCGCGAACAAGCGGGACTTCGAAGCCCGCTTCGGTCGCGCGCGCGTGCTCGCAGCGCAGCGCCGCTGGACCGACGCGATGGACGAACTGCTGGAGATCCTGATGCGCGACAAGTCCTGGAACGAGGACGCCGCGCGCAAGGCCTACATCGCCATCCTCGAAGTCATCGAGCCGGCCAAGCCGAAGGTGGCCGATGGCCAGATCCCGCCGGATGACCCGACCGTGGCGACGTACCGCCGGCGGTTGTCCAGCGTCGTGCTGAGCTGA
- a CDS encoding phosphoribosylaminoimidazolesuccinocarboxamide synthase: MTSALHTSSITSLPLLARGKVRDNYAVGNDRILMVASDRLSAFDVIMGEPIPGKGELLTQMALFWFGKLGHLCPNHLTGEVPESVVDSAEVQQVVGRSMLVQRLKPLPIEAVVRGYLAGSGWKEYQDTQSVCGVPLPAGLKNASRLPQPIYTPAAKAEMGEHDENITYEKTVEMVGPDLAAKIRDTSIAIYAEAAKIALAKGMIIADTKFEFGLDPQGRLVLMDEVLTPDSSRYWPVEGYDAAFARGDNPPSYDKQFVRDWLEQVRIDGKPWDKKPPAPKLPQDVIEKTAGKYREALERLTT, from the coding sequence ATGACCTCCGCCCTGCACACCTCGTCGATCACTTCGCTGCCGCTGCTGGCGCGCGGCAAGGTGCGTGACAACTACGCCGTCGGCAACGACCGCATCCTGATGGTCGCCAGCGACCGCCTCTCGGCGTTCGACGTGATCATGGGCGAGCCCATTCCGGGCAAGGGCGAGCTGCTCACGCAGATGGCGCTGTTCTGGTTCGGCAAGCTGGGCCACCTGTGCCCCAACCACCTGACCGGCGAAGTGCCCGAGAGCGTCGTCGACTCGGCCGAGGTGCAGCAGGTGGTCGGCCGCTCGATGCTCGTGCAGCGGCTCAAGCCGCTGCCGATCGAGGCCGTCGTGCGCGGCTACCTCGCGGGCAGCGGCTGGAAGGAGTACCAGGACACGCAGTCCGTGTGCGGCGTGCCGCTGCCTGCGGGGCTGAAGAACGCCAGCCGCCTGCCGCAGCCGATCTACACGCCCGCGGCCAAGGCCGAGATGGGCGAGCACGACGAGAACATCACCTACGAGAAGACGGTGGAGATGGTCGGCCCGGACCTCGCCGCGAAGATCCGCGACACCAGCATCGCGATCTACGCCGAGGCCGCGAAGATCGCGCTGGCCAAGGGCATGATCATCGCGGACACCAAGTTCGAGTTCGGCCTCGACCCGCAGGGGCGACTGGTGTTGATGGACGAGGTGCTGACGCCCGATTCGTCGCGCTACTGGCCCGTCGAAGGCTACGACGCGGCTTTCGCGCGCGGCGACAACCCGCCCAGCTACGACAAGCAGTTCGTGCGCGACTGGCTGGAGCAGGTGCGCATCGACGGCAAGCCCTGGGACAAGAAGCCGCCGGCGCCGAAGCTGCCGCAGGACGTCATCGAGAAAACCGCGGGCAAGTACCGCGAGGCGCTGGAACGGTTGACGACCTGA